A DNA window from Parabacteroides johnsonii DSM 18315 contains the following coding sequences:
- the rpsM gene encoding 30S ribosomal protein S13 has protein sequence MAIRIVGVDLPQNKRGEIALTYIYGIGRSASKSILDKAGIDRDIKVKDWTDDQAAKVREVIGAEYKVEGDLRSEVQLNIKRLMDIGCYRGVRHRIGLPLRGQSTKNNARTRKGKKKTVANKKKATK, from the coding sequence ATGGCTATAAGAATAGTTGGTGTAGACTTGCCACAAAATAAAAGAGGAGAAATTGCCTTGACCTATATTTATGGTATTGGTCGTAGCGCTTCAAAATCCATTTTAGATAAAGCAGGGATCGATCGTGATATCAAAGTAAAAGACTGGACAGACGATCAGGCTGCAAAAGTACGTGAAGTCATTGGCGCTGAATACAAAGTAGAAGGTGATCTTCGTTCTGAAGTTCAACTGAACATCAAGCGTCTGATGGATATCGGATGTTACAGAGGTGTTCGTCACCGTATTGGTTTGCCTTTGAGAGGCCAGAGCACAAAGAACAACGCTCGTACTCGTAAGGGTAAGAAGAAAACTGTTGCAAATAAGAAAAAAGCTACTAAATAA
- the ykgO gene encoding type B 50S ribosomal protein L36, with product MKVRASLKKRTPECKIVRRKGRLYVINKKNPKYKQRQG from the coding sequence ATGAAAGTAAGAGCATCTTTAAAGAAGCGTACTCCCGAATGCAAAATCGTTAGAAGAAAGGGACGCTTATACGTTATTAACAAGAAAAATCCTAAGTATAAACAACGTCAAGGATAA
- the infA gene encoding translation initiation factor IF-1, whose protein sequence is MAKQSAIEQDGVIVEALSNAMFRVELENGHEITAHISGKMRMHYIKILPGDKVRVEMSPYDLSKGRIAFRYK, encoded by the coding sequence ATGGCTAAACAGTCAGCAATCGAACAAGATGGAGTTATAGTAGAAGCATTGTCGAACGCAATGTTTCGTGTAGAATTAGAGAACGGACATGAAATCACTGCTCATATCTCAGGGAAGATGCGGATGCACTACATTAAGATCCTTCCCGGTGATAAAGTAAGAGTTGAGATGTCTCCGTATGATCTATCGAAAGGTAGAATTGCTTTTAGATATAAATAA